The DNA segment ACCAGCACCTGGGGCGCGCCCAGGGCCTCGCACGCTTCCGCGTAAAAGGCGCGGGCCTGGGAACCATCGGTGATGTCCACGGGCCGGGCGAAGACCTCGGCCCCCAGACCCCGGAGTTCCTCGGCGGCATGCTCCAGCGCCTCCGCACCCCGGGCGCCGATGGCCAGCCGGGCGCCCTCTTCGGCCAGGGCTCGGGCGATGGCCAACCCCAGGCCCCTGCTCGCTCCCGTGACCATGACCACCTTGCCCTTCAGATCCAGGTCCATCGTCATCCTCCTTGATCGGGGCGCGGGTCGGCCGGCGATCGGGATCGACCCGCCAGCCCCTCCAGGTCCAACACCACCAGCCCCTCGGCCGTCACCCGCAGGGACCCCTCCCGCCGAAACCGGGCCAGCACCCGGTTGGTGGTCTCCCGGGTCACGCCGGCCATGCGGGCCAGGGTCTCCTGGTTCAGGTGGGGCGGAAGCCGGAGCCCATCGTCGCCGGGGAGGCCTGCCCGCCGGGCCAAGCGCTCCAGGATGCGGGCCACGCGGGTCGCTGCGTCGGCCAGGGTGAGCTCCCGCACCTGGTCCTGCAGCAGGCGAAGCCGCTGGGAGAAGAGGAGCAACAGCCGCACGGTGAGATCCGGGTTCCGGCTGAGGACCGCGAGGAACGCCGCGCGCGAGACCTCCCCCAGCTCGCTCTCCTCCAGACAGGTGGCGGTGGCCGGATAGCCGCCGCCCTCCAGCAGGCCCACGTGGGGGAAGAGGTCCCCCCTGGCCAGGACCGAGAGGATCTGCTCCCGGCCCTCGCCGTCGGCGGTGGCCGCCTTCACCATGCCGCGGCCCACCAGGTAGATGGCCCGCACGGGTTCGCCTTCCCGGAAGACCACCTCGCCGGTGTGGAAGCGGCGGGGTTCCACCACGCGGGCCAAAGGCGCCAGGTCCTCGGCCGGCAACCCCTCCAGGGCCGGAATCCGACCAAGGATTTCGCTCCAGCGGGACGAACGGTGATCGGGCATGGCCACCCCCGGCGTTCATTATAGCCTGCGGAGCGGAGCGGGTGGCGGGCGCCCCGAAGAGGCGTGCGGACGTTGAGGACCGCCGGGGGACTGCCGAAAGGAATCCAAGGGTCGGTGCCCGGGTTCGCACGGTTTCGTGGACCCTGCGACGGCGTGAGAGCGACTTCGGCGGAGCGAGGCCGCCCTCGAGAGGACGATGCCACCTTCCACGGCTCCTCAAGTTGAACCAACAACCCAGAGAACTTCCAAGCAGTACACGTTGACCGCATAGGGCTTTTGTGCAAAGATGGGCCCGATCGTGGCTTCGGTGTGCGTCATATTCTGTGCGTGGGCGGGTGAACCGGGCGGAGCGGGGCTCAGGGCCCCGCCGCTGGCATTCGCCATCGGCAACGGTAGGAGGGGCCTCCCCTGATGATGCGACGCGATCCCCACAACCCCGTGATCACGCCGGCGGACGTCATTCCATCCCGTGAAGGCCTGGAGGTGATCGGGGCCTTCAACGCGGGCGCGGCGAAGATCGGGGAGGAGACCCTGCTTCTGCTGCGGGTGGCTGAGCGCCCGACCAACGACGACCCAGACTACGTCGCCTTCCCCCACGCGAGCGAAGACGGGGACGGGGTTCAGGTGCTCCGGATCCGCCGCGACTCGCCCGACGTGGACGTGTCGGACCCGAGGGCCGTGGTCTACCGGGGCCAGCTCCACCTCACTTCCATCTCGCACCTGCGCCTCGCGCGGAGCACCGACGGCGTCCACTTCCGGGTGGACCCGCAGCCGACGCTGGTGCCCTCGGGGATGTACGAGGAGTACGGCATCGAGGACCCCCGCATCACCTACCTGGACGGCCGGTACCTGATCGTCTACACTTCCGTCTCGCGGCGGGGCGTCACCGTCTCCCTGATCCGGACGCCGGACTTCCGCACCTTCGAGCGGATGGGCGTGATCTTCCCTCCGGAGAACAAGGACGTGGCCATCTTCCCTGCCCGGGTGGGCGGACGGTACGCGGCCCTGCACCGGCCCAGCGCCCGCGGCCTTGGAAGCCCCGACATCTGGCTGGCCTACTCCGAAGACCTGCGCCACTGGGGCGATCACCGCCACCTCCTGGGGGTGCGCAAGGGTATGTGGGACGGCGTCCGCATCGGCGCGGGGTCGGTCCCCTTCATGACGGAGAAGGGGTGGCTCGCCATCTACCACGGGGCGGACGAGACCCGCTACTGCCTGGGGGGTGCCCTGATGGACGCGGAGGCGCCCCACGTGGTGCTCGCCCGCTCGCAGGACCCGATCCTGGTGCCCGAGGCGCCTTACGAGACCAACGGTTTCTTCCACAACGCCGTCTTCACGTGCGGCACCGTGGTGGAGCCCGATGGAACCCTGCGCATCTTCTACGGCGCGGCCGATCAATCCATCGCCCTGGCGGTCACCAGCGTGGACGAGGTCCTGGACTCCCTGGAGCCGGTGCCCGTGCGGGCTCGCTGACCTCTCGCCGGCCTGCTGCCGGCGGGCAGCGCGTCTCGGAGCGGTCCCGCCGGTCACCGGTCCACGACGCGGGAGGGATCTGCCCGGCAGGTGCGGGGACCGCCGGCCCCGAACCACTCAAGCGAAGCGGAAGGAGGACCCCCTATGCGGTTCGGGCCGATGGAGCTGGTCATCATCTTGGTCATCGCCCTGCTCATCTTCGGGCCGGGCAAGCTGCCCCAGGTGGGCAAGGCGATCGGCAAGGGGATGCGCGACTTCAAGGAGGCCCTATCGGGCGGCGAGCAGGCCTCCAACCCCGACGACCCCGGCCGGGAGCGGCGGAGCTAGCATCGGGGTGCGACGAAGGGCCCACCCGGCGCGTGGGCCCTTCGTCCCGGTTCAGGCTGTTCGGGACAGATCCTGGATGGCCTGAGGGCAGCTCGCCGCCACCCGAACGGCGTCAGCGCACCTGGCCCTCGCCTTCCACCAAGAACCGGACGGTGGTGAGGGCCTCGAGCCCCATGGGCCCGCGGGCGTGGAGCTTCTGGGTGCTGATGCCCACCTCCGCCCCGAGGCCGAACTCGCCCCCGTCGGTGAAACGGGTGGAGGCGTTGACGTAGACTACGGCCGCGTCCACCTCCTGCTGGAAGCGGTGGGCAGCCTCCAGCGAGCGGGTGACGATGGCCTCCGAGTGGCCGGTGGTGTAGCGGGCGATGTGGGCCAGGGCCTGGTCCAGGTCGTCCACCACCCGCACGGCGAGGATCAGGTCCAGGTACTCGGTGGCCCAGTCCGCCTCGGTGGCCTCCTCGGCCCAGGGAAGGTGGCGGCGGGTTTCGGGGCAACCCCGGAGGGTGACGCCCTTCTCCCGCATCGCGTCGCCGAGCCGGGGCAGGAAGGCCGGGGCCGCGTCGCGGTGGACCAGCAGGGTCTCCATGGCGTTGCAGACGGCCGGTCGCTGGGTCTTGGCGTTGACGGCGATGCGGAGGGCCATCTCCAGGTCCGCATCCTGGTGCACGTAGGTGTGACAGTTGCCGGCACCCGTCTCGATCACGGGAACCCGGGCCTCGGCCACCACGGCCCGGATGAGCTCGGGGCCGCCCCGGGGAATGAGGACGTCCACCAGGCCCGGCGTGACCATCAGCGCCCGGGCGCTTTCCCGCCCGGGAGGAAGGAGGTTCACCACGTCCGGCGGCGCGCCGGCCGTGACGGCGCCCGCCCGAAGCGCCTCCACGACGGCCCGGTTGGAGCGGTGGGCCTCGCTCCCGCCCCGCAGGAGGATGGCGTTGCCGGCCTTGAGGGCCAGCGCCGCGGCTTCCGCGGTCACGTTGGGGCGAGCCTCGTAGATGAGCCCCACGACCCCCAGGGGCACCCGCACCTTCCGGATGCGGAGCCCGTTGGGGCGCACCCAGCCCTCCCCCCGGCCCAGGGGGTCCGGCAGAGCGGCCACCTGCTGGAGGCTCTCGCCCATCGCCGCGAGACGCCGCTCGTCCAGGGCGAGCCGGTCTCGGAAGGCGGGCGGCCTACCGGCCGCCGAGGCCGTGTCCTCGCGGTTGGCGTCCAGGATCGGGCCCGCGGCCTCCTCCAGGGCCTCGGCCATCGCGCGGAGGAGCCGGTCCCTCGTCGCGGTGGTGGTGCGGGCAAGCCACCGTGCGGCCTGCCGGGCGGCGCTGGCTTGGGCCCGGACCGCCTCGATCTCGCCAGCGACCGCTTGCTGCCTTTCCATCAGGCATCCTCCTCCATGAGCACCAGGTTGTCCCGGTGGATCAGCTCCGCGTGGGGCAGGGCGGCCAGGGCGCGGCGTCGCTCCTCGCCCTCGAGGGCCAGGATGGGCTCGAGCTCGGCCTGAGCGACGGTGACCAGCCCCCGGGCGATCTCCCGGCCGTCGCCGTCCAGCACGGCCAGGAGATCCCCGGCGCCGAAGGAGCCGCCCACGGCCGTGACCCCCACGGGGAGCAGGCTCTTTCCCCCGTGAAGGAGGGCGTTCTGGGCGCCGGCGTCCACCTGCACCCAGCCCCGGGGCCGGTCGTGGAAGACGATCCAGCGCTTCCGGGCGGAGAGGCCGCCCCGGGCGGGGAAGTACGTTCCCGGTATCCGGCCCGCGAGGAGGCGGTGCCACGTCTCCTCGTGCTCTGTGTGGGCCAGGGCGGCGGCCACGCCCGAGCGGGTGGCGAGCCTGGCCGCCTCCAGCTTGGTGGCGATCCCGCCCGAGCCCAGGGGGCCTGGACTCCCTCCGGACCGGAGGAGCTCAGGGCCGATGCGGGCCACGGTCGCCAGGCGGCGGGCGCCGGGGGCGCGGCGGGGATCCGCCTCGTAGAGGCCGTCCACGTCCGAGAGCATCAGGAGCAGGTCTGCGTCCACCAGGATGGCCACCAGGGCCGAGAGGGTGTCGTTGTCGCCCAGGCGGATCTCCTCCACCGCCACCGTGTCGTTCTCGTTGACGATGGGGAGCACCCCCCAGGCGAGGAGGGTGATGAGGGTGAGCCGGGTGTTCAGGTAGCGGCGGCGATCCCGCACGTCGGAGCGGGTCAGGAGCACCTGGGCCACCTGGACGCCCGCCGGGCGGAAGAGTTCCTCGTAGGCCTGGATCAAGCGCCCCTGGCCCACGGCCGCGAGCGCCTGCTTCTCCCTCAGGCCTTGAGGGGGCCGGTCGGGGAGGACGTCGCGCCCCGCGGCCACGGCCCCCGAACTGACCAGCACCAGCTCGTGGCGGCGGCGCAGGGCCACGAGCCGCTCCACCAGGCGGGCCATGCGCGCTTCGTCCAGCCCGCCTTCGGGGCGGCTGAGGCTGCTCGAGCCCACCTTCACCACCAGGCGGCGGGCGCCTTCGAGGGTGGCCGCTGTTTCCTGCGACGGATCCAAGGGAAGGTTCCTCCTGTGCCGGGTGGGCATGGTGACCCGTCTCCGATTCCAGCGGGGACGGGTTGCGAGGCGAGCCCCCGGCGCGCCGGCCCCGTCAACCCGAGTTCCGCAGTCCTCCCACCACGCCGTTGATGCTCCGGAAGATGGCGTCCTCCAGCACAGCCTGCTCCTCGGGGGGCGAGGCCGCCCGGTGCCGCCGGATCATCTCCACCTGAAGGTAGCTCAGGGGGTCCACGTAGGGGTTCCGCAGCCGGATGGAGCGCTGCAGGACGGGCTGCCCGTCCAGGAGCTCGCTCCGGCCCGAGAGCCGCAGCACCCACTCGCGGGTTCGGCGGAACTCGTCCTCGATCAGGTCCAGGAACTCCTTCCCCTCGGGGGCCAGGCGCGCGTAGAGGCGGGCCACCCCCAGGTCCGCCTTGCACATGGCCATCTCCAGGTTGTCCATCAGGGGCTGCCAGAAGGCCCACGCCTGGGCCATCTCCTGCAGGAGGGCCAGGTTCTCGGGCGATTCAGTGGCGAAGCGCTCCAGGGCGGTGCCGACGCCGTACCAGCCAGGGATGAGGTGGCGGCTCTGGGTCCAGGCGAAGACCCAGGGGATGGCCCTGAGACCCTCCATCTCCTCCATGTCCGGGCGGGAGCTGGGACGGGAGCCGATCTTGAGCCGCTCGACGTACGCGATGGGCGTGGCCTGGCGGAAGTAGGCCTCGAAGCCGGGGCGCTCCACGAGCCCCCGGTAGGTGGCCAGGGCGAGCTGGGAAAGCCGGTCCGCCGCCTCCTCCCAGGCGCTGTGGGCACCCACGGTGCGGGCGGCGGGCATCCGGGCCTGGGGCACGCTGGACCAGATGGCCGCCGTGGCCAGCTGCTCCAGGTTCCGCATGGCCAGCTCGGGCTGCAGGTAGCGGGAGGAAAGCACCTCGCCCTGCTCGGTGATCCGCATGGCGCCGGGCAAGCTCCCGGGCGGCAGGCCCATGAGCGCTTTCACGCTTGGGCCGCCGCCCCGGCCGATGGCACCGCCGCGGCCGTGGAAGAAAGTGATCTCCACGCCCCGCCGGCGGGCGGCCTGCATGAGACGGCGCTGGGCCTGGTAGATCTCCCAGTTGCTGGTGAAGTAGCCCCCGTCCTTGTTGCTGTCCGAGTAGCCCAGCATCACCTCCTGGTGGTTACCGCGGGCGGAGAGCTGGGCCTGGTAGGCGGGAAGGGTCCAGGCGCCCTCCAGGATCGCGCCCGCCCGGCGCAGGTCGCCGATGGACTCCACGAGCGGCACCACGTCCACCCGGCTCTCCGCGGGCGGATGCTCTCCAGGCGCGGGCTCCCAGCGGAAGAGACCGGCCTCGCGGGCCAGGAGGAGCGCCTCCCAGAGCGCCTCGGGGCCGTGGACCATGCTGATCAGGTAGGCGCACGCGGCGGGCGGGTCGATCGCCTCCTGGGCCCAGCGGATCACCCGCAGGCTCTCCAGGATCTCGGCCAGCTCGGGGTCCACCCCGGAGCCGGCGGAGGCGGGCTCGCCCAAGAGAGGTGGGCCCGCCAAAAGGCGGTTCCAATCCGCCGGGGAGGTGGGCGGGCGAAGGCCGGCCGCCTCCAGCAGGGAGCGGGCGGCGCGGCGGACCCGGGCGCCGTCCTCGCGTACGTCCATGGCGGCCAGGTGGAAGCCGAAGAGCTCCACCTGCCGGATGAAGAGGTCCAGCTCGTCCAGGTGGGGCCGGGCCGGAGAGGTGGCCCCCAGGGCCTCCTGGATGCGGTGCAGGTCGTCCAGGAAGGCGGCGGCGTTGGGGTAGCCCCGGGGATCCGCCGGGGCGGGGGGCTCCCCGCGGAAGGGGCTGAAGGAGTCCAGGTCCGCCACGCCCTCGGGGTCCGCGGGCGGCCGGGCGAGCTCCAGGCGCCAGCGGGCGTAGACCCAGGCTTCCCGGAAGGGCTCCCCGGGGAAGCGCCCCGCGGCCCAGCGGTAGACGTCGGGGAAGGCCGCCCGGTAACTCTCGAGGAGCTCGGTGAGGCCGGGGGGCACGGAAGCCAGCCGGACGGACTGGCTCATGCGGCTTCCCAGACGGTCCAGGTGCTGCAGGTAGCGGGTGATCACCAGCCGCTTCTGGGCCAGGAGCGCCCGGCGCGTGACCTCGGGGGTGACCCGGGGGTTGCCGTCCCGGTCCCCACCGATCCAGGTCCCGAAGCGCAGGATGCCGGGCACCCGCAGGGAGGCTCCCGGGTAGGCGTCGTTCAGGGCCCGCTCCAGCTCGGCCAAGAGCCGGGGTGCCACCTCCAAGAGGGTCCGCTCGAAGTAGAAGAGGCCCTCGCGTACCTCGTCGAGCACGGTGGGCCGGCGCTCGCGCAGCTCGTCGGTCTGCCAGAGGAGGCGGATCTCCTGCCGGAGCCCCTCCAGGACCCGGCGCCGCTCGGCGGGCACCAGGCGAGGGTCGTCCAGCCGCTCCAGGAGGGCGGCGATGCGCTGGTGGTGGTCGATGACGGTGCGGCGCAGGGTCTGGGTGGGGTGGGCGGTGGTCACCAACGTGATGCGGAGACGGTTCAGGACCTGCTGGAGCTGCTCGGGCCCCACGCCGGCCTCCCGGAGGTGAACGGCCAGGTCCTCGGGCGAGCCCGCCTGGCCCGTGGGCCGGTCGAGGCGGTACTGGCGCCGGCGCCGGGCCCGGTGGCGCTCCTCGGCCAGGTTCACCAGCTGGAAGTAGAGGGAGAAAGCCCGGATGAGCCGCAGGGCCTCCTCCTGCGGCAGAGCCGAGATGCTCGCCTCCAGCTGGTGCTCAAGCTCGGGCGAGGCCCCCTCGCGTAAGGCCTTGCACGTGCGCCGCAGGCCCTCGACCTGCTCAGCCAGCCGCGGAGAGACCTCCTCCGCCAGGATGTGCATCAGCATGTCGGCCAGGATGTGCACGTCCCGGCGAAGGGGGCGATCCTGGGGACGCCACTGGATGGGCGCTTCCCCGGGCCTCGCGGGGCCGGGCACCAGGTTGCGTGCGAGATCGTTCACCTTTCAGGCCTCCCAACGGCGGCGGGTCGCACGAGAGGCGGCGACCAGGGGCGGGAATCGTCGCCTCGTCGCGGGCAGAGAGCGGTTGCGGTTAAACGCAAATAATACGCCGGGCGGTGGAAGACTCCTGCAGGAAAGCGATCAGCGAACGGGCCGAATCCAGGGGCGCCACAGGGGTCGCAGCCGGAGGGGCCGAGACAGGTGCCCCCGTTGCGGGCGGAGCGCGCCCAGGCGCAGCGGAGGGGTGTGGGGCACCTGCACTGCGCGCGCGAAGAAGGCCAGAGCCACCAGGCGGAGGGTGCCCGAGAGGAGGAACATGCCCCGGGTGCCCAGGAAAGAGACCAGGAACCCGCCCAGCATGGGCGCCAACCCCGCGGCGAGGCCCACCGCCGTGTTGTAGGCGGCCACGCGGCCGGCCTGGTTGTGCGGCGGCAGTACCCGCAGGAGCAAGGTGAAGGCGGCCAGGTTGTAACCGGACCAGGCCATCCCGCCCAGGAGCTCCAGGCCGAAGACATACCAGGGGGCGGGGATGACCGCCCAGAGCAACGCCAGCAGGCTCGCCCCCAGCCCGCCCAGGATCACGATGTTCCGGTCGCCCAGGGTGACGGTGCGACGGCCCCAGTACCGCTGGCCGATCATGGTCACCGTCAGGTTGGTGGCGGTGGTGAGGCCCCAGATGGCCTCGTTGCCGCCGAGCACCTGCTTGAAGTGGACGGCGAAGAGGGGGGCGGGGAGGTTCACCGCGAAGGTCCAGGCGAAGGATGTGAGGATGTACCGGCTGAAGGGCTGGTCCGGCCGGAAGGCCCGGGTGACGGCCCGCAGCCGCGCCCCGAAGCCCAGGTGGAGCCCGGGCGAGAGGGGCGGGTGGGGTTGGGGGGCCGCCTCGGCCGGCGGGTGATCCGGCCCGCTGGAGGGGGCGTGCGACGGCCGGTGGGCGGGCTCCAAGGGCTCCACCGGCATACGGGTGACGCTCTCCACGGCCAGCAGTCCCGCGAGGGTGGCCACGCCGAAGAGGGCGGCGTAACCGGCGGGGTATCCGGCCAGGCGTACCAGCCAGCCGCCCGAAGCCGCGGCCAGCAGGGCCGAGAGGCTCGCGTACAGGTTCCGGTTGGAGAAGTAGCGCCCCCGCAGGCGGAGGGGCACCGCCTGGGCCATGAGGGTGGTCCAGGCCGGCACCGCCAGGCTGATCACCGCCGTGCGCAGCGAGAGGAGGCCGATGAGGAGCGCCACGGCCGTATCGGCGGGGAGGTCCAGGAAGGGCAGGAGAGCCACGGGGAGCCAGAGGAGCCGGCCCAGGCTCCCCAGCAGGTAGAGGCGGCGGTGCCCGAAGCGCTCGGCCAGGCGGGCGGCGGGGATCTGGAAGAGGTTGCCCAGGAGGGTGGGGAAGGCCGCCACGAGGCCGATGGCCGCCGGTCCGGCGCCCAGGGCGAGGGCGAACATGGGGATGAAGGGGAGCATCGCGTTCTCGCTGGCGCTGCTCCAGATGCCATCCCACAGGCTTGCGTGCATCGCCTTCCGGTTGGGCCTCGCCGGGCGGCCTGCCGGTCGGGCGGCTGGCCGGGCTCCGGCGCCCGGTCCTTGCGGGCTCTGCTCCACGGGTCTCACCTCCCCCCTCACTCCCGTCGGTCTATCGTCCGGTGCGCTCGAGACGGACCACCGTCTCCACGTGGGGCGTGTGGGGGAAGAGGTCCAACGCCCGCACCTGGTTCACCCGATACCCGAAGGGGAGGAGGTGGACCAGGTCCTCGCCCAGGGTCTGGGGATTGCATGAGACGTAAACCACCCGGCGGGGCGCCGCCCGGCCGATCTTCCGCATCACCTTGCCGCCTGCCCCCGAGCGCGGCGGGTCCAGGAGCACCAGGTCCACGCCACCCAGGCCGGCCGCGGCCTCGGGCAAGAGCAGCCGCACCGGGCCCGCGAGGAAGCGGGCGTTGCTGAACCCGGCCGCCTCGGCCAGGCGACGGGCGCTCTGGACCGCCTCCTCCACCCACTCGATCCCCACCACGTTCCGCACCCGGGGCGACAGGGCCAGCGCGAAGGTCCCCACGCCGCAGAAAAGGTCCAAGACGCCGTCCGTGGGCGCTGCTTTCGCCAGCTCCAGGACTGTGGCCAGCAGTCGCCGGGCCTGGAGCGTGTTGGTCTGGAAGAAGCTCTCCACCGCCACCGGGTAGCGAAGCCCCCCCAGCTCCTCCTCGATGGCCTCCTCGCCCCAGAGCACCTGCACCCGGTCCACCTTGAGCGCGTCCGAGGGCGCCTCGTTCACCACCCACAGCAGGCTTCGGAGGCCGGGCACGACCCGGGCCACCGCCTCGCGGAGGGCGCCGGCGCCAGGAAGCGCTTCGGCCCCGGCGGTCACCAGCGCGACCATCCGCTGGCCCGTGGCCCTGCCTTCCCGCAGGAGCAGAGTACGGAGGAAGCCCGTGTGGGTGCGGGGGTCGTAGGCGTCCAGGCCGTGCGCCAGGGCCCACCCTTCCACGGCGCGCACGGCCGCCAACAGCTCCGGGGGAGCGATGAGGCACCCGGCGGCGGGAACCACCTCGTGCCAGCGGCCCCGGCGATGGAAGCCGAGCCGGACGCCTCGGGACGGGTCGTGCCCAAAGCTCAGGTCCACCTTGTTCCGGTAGCCCCACGGCTCCTCCATGCCTATCACGGAAGGTACGTCTACCGTCACGCCCGCTCGCGCCAGGGCCTCTTTCACCCGGCGTCGCTTGAAGGCCAGCTGAGCCGGGTAGTCCAGGTGCTGGAGGCTGCAGCCACCGCACTCGCCGTAATGAGGGCAGGGGGCCGCCACACGCTCGGGAGCAGGCTCGAGCACCCGCAGCAACCGGCCCTCCACCCGGTGCCGGTGCCGGCGGGCAGGGATCGCCTCCACCCGCTCGCCGGGGAGCGCCCCGGGGATGCGCACGCGGTCGGCTCCCCGCGAGGCCAGGCCGACCCCCTCGGCATCCAGTCCCTCGATGCGCAGGTCCATCACCTGCTCGGCAGCCTGATCGGGCATCCTGCGCCTCCTGTTCCCACGACGCCCAACCCCTGCAGCGTCCCAGATCCCGGTTCGCTACCGGCTCGTGGGACCCTGCCGCCCGGCGGGTGGAACTTAGCTGCCCGCTACCTGGAGGACTCCGCCGGCAGGGCGCGCCCGTCTCCTCCGCAGGAGAGAGCTGGAGGGTGGAGAGGATCGCCCGCTGCGCGGAGGAGTGGGGCCTGCCGAAGGGTCTTGCCTAGGGCCTGACGTGGCCGGGTTCGCCTTCCGGAGCGGGTCCGGGGTCTGGCACGACGGGTTCCCTGCGCAGCTCCCGCCGGAGCCAGCGGAGCAGCAGGAGGACCATGGGGATGCCGTAGGTCATGTGCCCCATCATCCACATGATGCCCGAGCCCAGGGCCTGATCGGCCACGGGGCTCAGGCCCCACAGGCGGGGCGCCAGGCGGTACGGTGCGTAGACGGCCTCCTCGGCGATGGCCAGGGGAAAGCTCACGGCCCAGTTGGCCACGTTGGCCCCGAAGAGCATGAGGATCCGCGTCCCCTCGGAGATCCCCGAGGGCTGCCCGCCCGGCGCCAGGACCACGCTCCAGAAGAGGAGGCCCAGCGCCAAGTAGAGGAGGTGCTGCACCGCGTGGACCCCGGGGTGGACCAGGGCCGCCTCGTACGGCGAGGGAACGTGCCAGACGGCGAAGTTGCCCGCAAAGAGAAGGAAAGCGGGCAAGGGCCGGAGGAGGGCCCGCACCCGTGGTGCCAGACGGGAGCGCTGGCTCAACCAGACGGTGAAGCCCGGGGGCAGGCCCAGCACCAGGAGGACGGGGGCGACGCTCATGGTGAGGACATGCTGCACCATGTGGAGGGTGAAGAGGTAGCGCTCGCCGCCCTGGTCGAGAGGGGATTCCCAGGCCAGGAAGAGGATCACGAGCCCGGCCCAGAACGCGTAGGCCCGCCCGGCCCGGACGGGGAAGCGGCGGCGTACCCGCTCGTAGCTGGCCACGGCCAGGGCGAGCCCCAGGAGGATCATGGGGTCCAGGGACCAGTCGCCCCACCCGAGGGTGGCCGTTCGAGCCGGTCCTGCGACGCCGTGGGCCAGGACCGGGCCCGGAAGGAGCCAGGCGGTCGCAGGCAGGAGCCTTCGGATCCAGACGGTCTTCTGGGGAGGACGGTCGCATGCCCGCCGCGGCGCCGCCATGAGAAACCCCTCCTTACCCGGGCCATCTTCGCCGCCGCTCTTGCGAACCCCTCCTGGTTGCGAGCTCGCCCGGCCGCTCCGCCGGGGAGGGAGCCGCGGCCCGATCGTGGAAGCTCCTGCCGGGAGGGCCCGCCCGTGGGACGGGGCGGGTGTCCGGTGCGGAAGGACCGGGGACGGGGGTGGACCGGAGTGGACGACGTGACGATCCCCGCGGGGGACGGGGCATGGAGCAGGCCGCTGGTGGAGGCGGTGGCCCGGCTGCGGGGGTTGCTCCAGGAGCCCGATCGGGCCGGGCGCTGGCAGCGGCACCTGGAGCAGCAGGCGGACGGTTTCGCGCAGATGGAGGCCGCGGTCCTGGAGGGGGAGCCACTCACCGTGCGTGCGCCCCTGCCGGGGTTCGAGGACCGCGCCGCTGCCGGAGCCCCCGAACCCGGCGCGCTCCCGGCGAGCGGCAGCCCACACGGGCCGGGCGCGCCCCCGGGTCCCGTGCAGGAGCTGGGGGTGGTGCAGCTCCGGGACGCCCTCTGCCGCGGGGCCGTCTCGGCCCGGCAGGTGACCCAGGCCTACCTGGAGGCCTCTGAGCCCGGGGCGCCCGCCGCCGGCCTCAACGCCTTCACCTCCCGCTTCGTGGATGGGGCCCTGAAGGAGGCCGAGGCGGCCGACGAGCGGCTCCGCGCCCAGGGGGCACCCGGGGAGGGGGGCGGTCTGCTGGGCGTGCCGCTGGCGGTGAAGGACCTGATGGAGATCGGCGGATACGGCACCACGGGGGGATCCGCAAGCGTGGTGGCCGAGCGGCAAGGAGACCGGTCGGCACGCCCCGAGGCCGCCGCGGTGGCCCGCCTGCGGCAGGCGGGGGCGGTGGTGCTGGGCGCCACCAACCTGCACGAGCTGGCCTACGGCATCACCAGCGAGAACCCCCACTTCGGATGGGTGGGCAACCCCCTCCTGACGGGGCACACCCCGGGCGGCTCCAGCGGAGGATCGGCGGCGGCGGTGGCCGCGGGCCTGGCCGCGGCGGCCCTGGGGACCGATACGGGCGGGTCCGTCCGCATCCCCGCCGCGGCCTGCGGCGTGGTGGGGCTGAAGCCTACCTACGGCCGGGTG comes from the Limnochorda pilosa genome and includes:
- a CDS encoding Crp/Fnr family transcriptional regulator, which translates into the protein MPDHRSSRWSEILGRIPALEGLPAEDLAPLARVVEPRRFHTGEVVFREGEPVRAIYLVGRGMVKAATADGEGREQILSVLARGDLFPHVGLLEGGGYPATATCLEESELGEVSRAAFLAVLSRNPDLTVRLLLLFSQRLRLLQDQVRELTLADAATRVARILERLARRAGLPGDDGLRLPPHLNQETLARMAGVTRETTNRVLARFRREGSLRVTAEGLVVLDLEGLAGRSRSPADPRPDQGG
- a CDS encoding glycoside hydrolase family 130 protein, coding for MMRRDPHNPVITPADVIPSREGLEVIGAFNAGAAKIGEETLLLLRVAERPTNDDPDYVAFPHASEDGDGVQVLRIRRDSPDVDVSDPRAVVYRGQLHLTSISHLRLARSTDGVHFRVDPQPTLVPSGMYEEYGIEDPRITYLDGRYLIVYTSVSRRGVTVSLIRTPDFRTFERMGVIFPPENKDVAIFPARVGGRYAALHRPSARGLGSPDIWLAYSEDLRHWGDHRHLLGVRKGMWDGVRIGAGSVPFMTEKGWLAIYHGADETRYCLGGALMDAEAPHVVLARSQDPILVPEAPYETNGFFHNAVFTCGTVVEPDGTLRIFYGAADQSIALAVTSVDEVLDSLEPVPVRAR
- the tatA gene encoding twin-arginine translocase TatA/TatE family subunit codes for the protein MRFGPMELVIILVIALLIFGPGKLPQVGKAIGKGMRDFKEALSGGEQASNPDDPGRERRS
- a CDS encoding glutamate-5-semialdehyde dehydrogenase, which encodes MERQQAVAGEIEAVRAQASAARQAARWLARTTTATRDRLLRAMAEALEEAAGPILDANREDTASAAGRPPAFRDRLALDERRLAAMGESLQQVAALPDPLGRGEGWVRPNGLRIRKVRVPLGVVGLIYEARPNVTAEAAALALKAGNAILLRGGSEAHRSNRAVVEALRAGAVTAGAPPDVVNLLPPGRESARALMVTPGLVDVLIPRGGPELIRAVVAEARVPVIETGAGNCHTYVHQDADLEMALRIAVNAKTQRPAVCNAMETLLVHRDAAPAFLPRLGDAMREKGVTLRGCPETRRHLPWAEEATEADWATEYLDLILAVRVVDDLDQALAHIARYTTGHSEAIVTRSLEAAHRFQQEVDAAVVYVNASTRFTDGGEFGLGAEVGISTQKLHARGPMGLEALTTVRFLVEGEGQVR
- the proB gene encoding glutamate 5-kinase translates to MDPSQETAATLEGARRLVVKVGSSSLSRPEGGLDEARMARLVERLVALRRRHELVLVSSGAVAAGRDVLPDRPPQGLREKQALAAVGQGRLIQAYEELFRPAGVQVAQVLLTRSDVRDRRRYLNTRLTLITLLAWGVLPIVNENDTVAVEEIRLGDNDTLSALVAILVDADLLLMLSDVDGLYEADPRRAPGARRLATVARIGPELLRSGGSPGPLGSGGIATKLEAARLATRSGVAAALAHTEHEETWHRLLAGRIPGTYFPARGGLSARKRWIVFHDRPRGWVQVDAGAQNALLHGGKSLLPVGVTAVGGSFGAGDLLAVLDGDGREIARGLVTVAQAELEPILALEGEERRRALAALPHAELIHRDNLVLMEEDA